In the genome of Apodemus sylvaticus chromosome 2, mApoSyl1.1, whole genome shotgun sequence, one region contains:
- the Rpa3 gene encoding replication protein A 14 kDa subunit produces the protein MVDIMELPKARVNASMLTQYIDRPVCFVGKLEKIHPTGKMFILSDGEGKNGTIELMEPLDEEISGVIEVVGKVTPKATILCSSYIVFKEDCNRFDLELYNEAVKIINEFPQFFPLGLTQHE, from the exons ATGGTGGACATAATGGAACTCCCCAAAGCGCGCGTCAACGCCAGCATGTTAACACAGTACATCGACCGGCCCGTGTGCTTCGTGGGGAAGCTGGAAAAG ATTCATCCCACTGGAAAAATGTTTATTCTTTCAGATGGAGAAGGAAAAAATGGAACCATTGAATTGATGGAGCCA CTTGACGAAGAAATCTCTGGAGTCATAGAAGTAGTTGGGAAAGTCACACCCAAGGCAACCATACTGTGTTCATCTTATATCGTCTTTAAGGAGGATTGTAATCGCTTTG ATCTTGAACTTTACAATGAAGCTGTGAAAATTATCAAtgagtttcctcagttttttCCTCTAGGGCTTACACAACATGAATGA